In a single window of the Homo sapiens chromosome 1 genomic patch of type FIX, GRCh38.p14 PATCHES HG2002_PATCH genome:
- the LOC124905421 gene encoding uncharacterized protein LOC124905421 isoform X1 → MALDAGSAACLPQRRGSATPVRLHAPPLIQCHGDLIGTREPLAGGLAGLLSVSTPKHRCPPPCAFCWPLRAFRDCLRLGHSLDLRGATLFPRGSARGLFPCPSSGISGQPPFRRLSRPSPAPELQSFHDFGPLRTWCALRCQRPGPTVLGSSLVFCLAAGGLFCIPCCPSCKTLSCFTHPEPFL, encoded by the coding sequence ATGGCCTTAGACGCCGGTAGTGCAGCCTGTCTGCCCCAAAGGCGCGGCTCAGCCACGCCCGTCCGACTCCATGCGCCACCTCTAATCCAGTGCCATGGGGATCTTATCGGGACCCGGGAGCCGCTCGCCGGAGGTCTGGCTGGGTTGCTCTCCGTGTCTACGCCCAAGCACCGTTGCCCGCCGCCTTGCGCCTTCTGTTGGCCTCTTAGAGCCTTCCGTGATTGCTTGCGCCTAGGCCACTCGCTGGACCTCCGCGGCGCCACCCTGTTTCCTCGCGGGAGTGCCAGAGGCCTTTTCCCCTGCCCAAGCTCTGGGATCTCCGGGCAGCCTCCATTCCGCCGACTCTCCAGGCCTTCCCCGGCTCCGGAGCTCCAGAGCTTCCATGACTTTGGGCCGCTCCGGACTTGGTGTGCTCTGAGGTGTCAACGCCCAGGGCCCACAGTCCTGGGATCTTCTCTGGTCTTTTGCCTTGCGGCGGGGGGATTGTTTTGTATCCCTTGCTGCCCCTCTTGCAAGACCCTCTCTTGCTTCACCCACCCAGAGCcgtttctttaa